One Alnus glutinosa chromosome 3, dhAlnGlut1.1, whole genome shotgun sequence genomic region harbors:
- the LOC133864316 gene encoding 1-aminocyclopropane-1-carboxylate oxidase, translating to MAISPEPTSENQIDFRAPPPSPIAAGRRSTVTNDEILTEFLHHSLRVPDLILPDKVFPRQKFTESPPVIDFQSLNSKESDPIRKILDSIPGTGCFQLVNHGIPLETIGAALAVATGVFRVPLEKKAAVTRSLERPYGFEEGHGEEGESEFSEEFVWCRDEVLKLKMEGIWPLGYSNFCEKMETLLWEIEKVAEKILLALWESSQRRSICGNDMIQGQEVGSVCCLYKHSRNVPADRWYDVIRMLIRGTDFSHALCLHVCAGASEFHVYSKKGWVSFIPDKGALIITAGDQIQALSGGNYKHVIGRPIFEDEKEDSISMAFLYSPPSTINSSNSKTKREKSVSLGQQALVALVLTLIYQFFAYMFKKF from the exons ATGGCAATTTCGCCTGAACCCACGTCCGAAAACCAGATTGATTTCCGTGCCCCGCCGCCTTCTCCAATAGCTGCCGGCCGCCGATCGACCGTCACGAATGACGAAATCCTCACCGAATTCCTCCATCACTCGCTACGTGTTCCCGACCTCATCTTGCCCGATAAGGTCTTTCCCCGCCAAAAGTTCACCGAAAGCCCCCCGGTAATTGATTTTCAATCCTTAAATTCCAAGGAGAGTGATCCAATACGCAAGATTTTGGATTCCATACCCGGAACTGGGTGCTTTCAGCTAGTGAACCACGGAATTCCGCTTGAAACTATAGGTGCAGCATTGGCGGTGGCCACCGGAGTTTTCCGTGTCCCGCTGGAGAAGAAGGCGGCAGTGACGAGGTCTTTGGAAAGGCCATATGGGTTTGAGGAAGGTCATGGAGAGGAGGGTGAGAGTGAATTTAGTGAAGAGTTTGTCTGGTGTAGAGATGAAGTCTTGAAGTTGAAAATGGAGGGAATTTGGCCACTTGGGTATTCAAATTTCTG TGAGAAAATGGAAACCCTTTTGTGGGAGATAGAGAAGGTTGCTGAGAAAATTCTACTAGCCCTCTGGGAAAGTTCTCAAAGAAGATCAATTTGTGGAAATGATATGATACAAGGGCAAGAAGTTGGGTCAGTTTGTTGTCTCTACAAGCATAGCAGGAATGTTCCAGCTGATCGATGGTATGATGTGATTAGGATGCTGATAAGGGGCACTGATTTCTCTCATGCATTATGTTTGCATGTATGTGCTGGGGCTTCAGAGTTCCATGTTTACTCCAAGAAAGGCTGGGTATCTTTTATCCCAGATAAAGGTGCTCTAATCATCACAGCTGGAGACCAAATCCAG GCATTGAGTGGTGGGAATTACAAGCATGTGATAGGAAGGCCAATCTTTGAAGATGAGAAAGAGGACAGTATATCAATGGCTTTCCTCTATTCACCTCCAAGCACCATCAACAGCAGCAACTCCAAAACCAAAAGGGAAAAGTCTGTTTCTCTGGGTCAACAAGCCTTGGTGGCTTTAGTTTTGACTCTTATATACCAATTTTTCGCTTACATGTTCAAGAAATTTTGA